The nucleotide window ACATCGGCGTCGGCGAGGCCGCGCGCCGCCTCGTCGACGCGGGCCTGGAACCGGTAGGTGATGTCGGCCAGCGGTTCCTTCTTCTTCAGCTGTGCGCGTGCGTCTTTGACCGCCGCGTCGACGACATCGAGGGCGGCCGTGACGGTGGGGTTGTCGCGCCCCACCTGTTTGCGCGTCGACTTGAGCACCGACCGCGCGGTGCGCAGGGCTCGATCGATGCCGTCGGCGACGGCGGAGACGTACTGGGTGATGCCCAGCTGCATCAACGCCTCCCGGCGCAGCACCGCGTTGGACCCGCAGAAGAACGCGGCGTTCCAACCGTCCTTGCCCTGCTGGATCGGCCCGTAGAACAGCGGCGCCTGACTGCCGAGCGGGTCCGAGGGCGGGACGTTGACGAAGTACTGCGGCGTCTGGACGAGGGCCATCTTCTCGTCGTGGAAGTAACCGAGCGTCCGGTCCAGGATCTGGGGTTCGGGGATCTGGTCGGCATCGAGGATGAGCAGGAACTCACCGTCGGTCTGCATCAGCGCGTTGTTGAGGTTGCCGGCCTTGGCATGGCGCGGCTTGTCCAACCAGTTCGACGACCGGGTGATGTACCCGATGCCCGCCCGCTCCGCCGCGTCGGCGATCTCGGCCCGGTCACCGTCGTCGAGGATCCATGTCGTGTGCGGATACGTGATCGCCTTCGCCGCGACAGCGGTCTTCATCACGAGATCCAGCGGCTCGTTGTAGGTGGTGATGAAGACGTCCACCGTGGCGCCCTCGGGTGGGGGAGGTGGTTCGGGGCGGTGCTGCAGCCGCCACATCGTCAGACCGAACAGCAACGAGTCGATCAGGCTGTACGTCTCGGCGACGACGAGCGGCACCGCGATCCACCACGCGTCCCAGTTCACCGAGGCCAGCCAGCGCCACACGATGTAGTTGAGTCCGAGGATCGCGGCGGCGACGATCAGCAGGCGCAACCACGGCGACGGCGCCGTCCGTGCGAGGGTGGCCTCCTCCACGCTCTCGCTCATCCGGTCTCGTCACGCCGGATGGCCACGACGGTCACGTCGTCGATCGTCGGTCGCGAGGCCACGAGCTCGCTCACCATCGCGCACACCTCCGAGGGTGTGGCGGTGTCGTCGAAGAGCGCGCGCAGCGCCGCCTCGTCGCCGGACGGCAGCAGGTCCAGCAGACCGTCGGAGGTGATGATCAGCATGTCGCCCGGGCCCAGGTCGACCTGCTCAGTGTCCCAGGTCTCGTCGCGCAGGATGCCGATCGGCAATCCGCCGCCGTTCAGTGACTCCACCTGGCCGCCGACCCGGCGGACGACCGACAGGCCGTGTCCGGCGTCCACGTATTCGAGCCGGCCGTCGTCGGTGCTCAGCCGCGCGTGGAACGCGGTCGCGAAGGTCTCGGTGCCGGCGAAGTCGTCGGCGAGCTGGTCGGCGACCGTGCCCACCACCTGTGCGAGGTCGGTGTCGGTCGCGTCCCGCGCGGCGGCGTCGAGGGCACGGGATGCCGCGCGGATCGCCGACCGGACCGTCGCCGTGAGAATCGCCGCGCCGAGGCCCTTGCCCATCACGTCGGCGACGGTGAACACCAGGCCGCCGCTCCACGGGTAGTGGTCGTAGAAGTCTCCGCCGACGGCGAAGGCGGGCAGGCACATCGCCGCGATCGACCAGCCCGGGACGACGTCGAGGGGCGGCGGCAACAACTGGCGCTGCACGAGCGCGGCGCGTTCCAGGTCGTCGGTGTTGGTGATCTCCCGTTGTGCCCACGCGGCCATCTCGCGGAAGGCCGCGTGCTGGTCGGCGGTCAGCTCGCGCGGTCGGGTGTCGTAGAGGCAGAACGTCCCGACGGGGTGCCCGCCGGGGCCGTACAGCGGATACCCCGCGTAGAAGCGGATGCCGTCCTCGGCGGCGATCTGGGGGATTGCGGCGAAAGTCGGGACCTTCGAGAGGTCGGGGATGATGAGGGCCGGGTCCTCGGGGTGCTCGTAGGCGCGGGCCACGGTCACCTGGCAGACCGTCTGCTCGCGCGGCAGGTCTTGCAGGTCGATGCCGTCGGACGCCTTGAACCACTGTCGATCGCGGTCGAGCAGTGACACCGTCGACATCGGTACGCCGAACACGGCTTTCGCCATGCGAGTGATCTGCGCGAACCGGTCCTCCGGCGGCGAGTCGAGAACGTTCAGCTGCTGCATCGAGTGCAGGCGTGCCTCTTCGAGGTCGGCGTCGATGTGTGCGTCCATCACGGTCACCTGAGTCCTGCTTCCTCGAGTGCGCGCGCCATCGCCGCGCCCGCTGCTGCCGTGCTGCCCAAGTTCCAGTCCGCTTCCTTGTCGTGGTCGAACCAGACGAAGCCGGTGACGTCGTCGGCCTTGTCGAGGTAGGTCACCAGGTCCGCGATCCATTCGGCCTTGGAACCACCGGCTTCCGCCGATCCGACCTCTGTGACGAGTATCGGTTTCTCCGGCGACAAGTTACGAAGCTGGTCCAGCGAACCGGAGAACAGCTCCTCCGGCGGAGTCCATCGATGGCCGGGCACCGCTCCCCAGTT belongs to Gordonia sp. KTR9 and includes:
- a CDS encoding glycosyltransferase family 2 protein — protein: MSESVEEATLARTAPSPWLRLLIVAAAILGLNYIVWRWLASVNWDAWWIAVPLVVAETYSLIDSLLFGLTMWRLQHRPEPPPPPEGATVDVFITTYNEPLDLVMKTAVAAKAITYPHTTWILDDGDRAEIADAAERAGIGYITRSSNWLDKPRHAKAGNLNNALMQTDGEFLLILDADQIPEPQILDRTLGYFHDEKMALVQTPQYFVNVPPSDPLGSQAPLFYGPIQQGKDGWNAAFFCGSNAVLRREALMQLGITQYVSAVADGIDRALRTARSVLKSTRKQVGRDNPTVTAALDVVDAAVKDARAQLKKKEPLADITYRFQARVDEAARGLADADVEAMRADLEAIEALTELSEQEPGAGAVDYDALAVLAEREWSPLGAIESIRAMVEAVDVGRSDEAQPMLPLATISVTEDMATCMRLHALGWNSAYHHENLAFGLAPEDLKTMVTQRLRWAQGTIQVMLRENPLVQKGLTITQRLMYWATMWSYLAGFAAIAYIAAPVVYLVLGILPVQAYSWDFFLRLIPFLLVNQLLFLVVARGTPTWRGQQYSLALFPVWIKACTTAFRNVYMNRPLGFAVTPKTKQSQDALPWHIVRPQLIAMAVLVVASVIGIVQLYRGAISVLGVGVNLFWVLFDLVILSVVIIAVRYRGPDEERQ
- a CDS encoding PP2C family protein-serine/threonine phosphatase → MTVMDAHIDADLEEARLHSMQQLNVLDSPPEDRFAQITRMAKAVFGVPMSTVSLLDRDRQWFKASDGIDLQDLPREQTVCQVTVARAYEHPEDPALIIPDLSKVPTFAAIPQIAAEDGIRFYAGYPLYGPGGHPVGTFCLYDTRPRELTADQHAAFREMAAWAQREITNTDDLERAALVQRQLLPPPLDVVPGWSIAAMCLPAFAVGGDFYDHYPWSGGLVFTVADVMGKGLGAAILTATVRSAIRAASRALDAAARDATDTDLAQVVGTVADQLADDFAGTETFATAFHARLSTDDGRLEYVDAGHGLSVVRRVGGQVESLNGGGLPIGILRDETWDTEQVDLGPGDMLIITSDGLLDLLPSGDEAALRALFDDTATPSEVCAMVSELVASRPTIDDVTVVAIRRDETG